A genomic region of Thermodesulfitimonas autotrophica contains the following coding sequences:
- a CDS encoding zinc metalloprotease HtpX produces MDRLRVWFLMACLSVLLVLIGRFIGGNHGAFLFFLIAAGMNFFTYFYSDKIALKMTGSRPLAREEAPEIYAILERLTRRAGLPLPRVYLTPSLQPNAFATGRNPQHAAVAVTQGLLQLLTWQEIEGVLAHELAHIKNRDTLTGTIAATLAGAITMIADIIRWGFIFGAGRNEEEGGNPVAALALAIVAPLAALLIQMAISRAGEFRADATGARIAGSADGLASALLKLEQAARHLPMHVNPATSHLFIINPLSGESLLRLFSTHPPVSERVRRLRALAL; encoded by the coding sequence ATGGACAGGTTACGGGTCTGGTTTCTTATGGCGTGCCTTTCGGTGCTCCTCGTTCTGATCGGCCGTTTTATTGGCGGCAACCATGGAGCGTTCCTCTTTTTCCTTATTGCGGCCGGCATGAATTTCTTTACGTATTTCTACAGCGATAAAATTGCGCTTAAAATGACCGGGTCGCGTCCGCTGGCCCGGGAGGAAGCGCCCGAAATTTACGCCATTCTCGAACGGTTGACACGGCGGGCGGGGCTGCCGCTGCCGCGCGTTTATCTTACACCTTCGCTGCAGCCGAACGCTTTCGCTACCGGCCGGAACCCGCAACACGCGGCGGTCGCCGTGACTCAGGGGCTGCTGCAGCTTCTTACCTGGCAGGAGATTGAGGGCGTGCTTGCCCACGAGCTCGCGCACATCAAAAACCGGGATACGCTTACCGGTACCATTGCGGCCACCCTGGCGGGCGCGATCACCATGATCGCGGATATCATTCGTTGGGGCTTCATTTTCGGTGCGGGGAGGAACGAAGAGGAGGGAGGCAATCCGGTTGCGGCACTGGCGCTGGCCATCGTGGCACCGCTGGCCGCGCTACTAATCCAGATGGCGATCTCCCGTGCCGGGGAGTTCCGGGCAGATGCTACCGGCGCCCGGATAGCCGGCAGCGCTGATGGTCTGGCGAGCGCCCTCTTGAAGTTAGAGCAGGCGGCACGGCATCTGCCGATGCACGTAAATCCGGCAACATCCCACCTTTTTATCATTAACCCTCTTTCCGGTGAGAGCCTGTTGCGCCTTTTTAGCACTCACCCGCCGGTAAGCGAGCGGGTAAGGCGGCTGCGGGCGCTCGCCCTGTAG
- a CDS encoding GGDEF domain-containing protein has translation MTCGFRAAAVTIAFWLVPLALRVFAGGLGCNEEVWVVHLVPAALLAYRWGVRGALAAALVTIVTISAASLSMKDAGDLPVMGLIVGVALFTGLLFERKQNKEAELCETVNELEQLVITDPLTGVYNRRYLFERLQAEVARGRRYNIPVSVVMLDLDGFKAYNDKYGHLAGDVLLQNVAKAIRKALRQEDVVVRYGGDEFAVILTGADARSAMITAERLRNTVKSTGVSMSLGVVTYPQDGTTAEELLRRADCYLLAAKAAGKDRVYALQG, from the coding sequence ATGACTTGCGGCTTTCGGGCGGCGGCCGTTACGATTGCCTTCTGGCTTGTCCCCCTGGCGCTCCGGGTTTTTGCCGGAGGCTTAGGTTGTAACGAAGAGGTCTGGGTAGTGCATCTGGTGCCGGCGGCGCTTCTTGCCTATCGCTGGGGGGTGCGAGGGGCTCTGGCGGCGGCGCTGGTTACTATCGTAACGATAAGCGCCGCTAGCCTATCTATGAAAGATGCCGGCGATTTACCGGTCATGGGGCTTATAGTTGGCGTGGCGTTATTTACTGGTCTTTTATTCGAGCGTAAGCAGAATAAAGAGGCGGAGCTTTGCGAGACGGTAAATGAGCTGGAGCAACTGGTGATTACCGATCCCCTTACCGGGGTTTACAACCGGCGCTACCTTTTTGAGCGCCTGCAGGCGGAGGTGGCGCGGGGAAGGCGCTACAATATCCCGGTCTCGGTGGTGATGCTCGACCTTGACGGCTTCAAGGCTTATAACGATAAATACGGACATTTGGCGGGGGACGTTTTGCTGCAGAATGTGGCTAAAGCCATCCGTAAAGCGCTGCGTCAGGAAGACGTTGTGGTCCGCTACGGCGGTGACGAGTTCGCCGTTATTCTGACCGGCGCCGACGCCCGGTCCGCAATGATTACCGCTGAAAGGCTCCGTAACACTGTGAAAAGCACCGGGGTAAGCATGAGCCTGGGGGTGGTAACCTACCCGCAGGACGGCACTACGGCCGAGGAGCTTCTGCGAAGAGCCGACTGCTACCTGTTAGCGGCCAAAGCTGCGGGGAAGGACCGGGTTTACGCGCTTCAGGGATAG
- the aprB gene encoding adenylyl-sulfate reductase subunit beta: protein MPAYVIAEKCDGCKGQDKTACMYICPNDLMILDKERMKSYQRDPQMCWECLCCAKICPQQAIDVRGYADFVPMGSQCVPLRGSQDIMWTIKFRDGEVKRFKFPIRTTPEGGAVVDGGYGSGSKATDINDQYLFTEPESAGFDLATLKK from the coding sequence ATGCCTGCATACGTAATCGCCGAGAAGTGCGACGGCTGCAAGGGTCAGGACAAAACCGCGTGCATGTATATCTGCCCGAACGACCTCATGATCCTCGACAAAGAGCGGATGAAATCCTACCAGCGCGATCCCCAGATGTGCTGGGAGTGCCTCTGCTGCGCGAAGATTTGCCCCCAGCAGGCCATTGACGTAAGAGGCTACGCCGACTTCGTCCCGATGGGCTCCCAGTGCGTGCCGCTCCGCGGTTCGCAGGATATCATGTGGACCATCAAGTTCCGTGACGGTGAAGTGAAGCGCTTCAAGTTCCCCATCCGCACCACACCGGAAGGCGGCGCCGTGGTTGATGGTGGTTACGGCAGCGGCTCCAAAGCTACCGACATCAACGACCAGTACCTCTTCACCGAACCCGAATCTGCCGGGTTTGATCTCGCTACTCTGAAGAAATAA
- the aprA gene encoding adenylyl-sulfate reductase subunit alpha: protein MPVPNFETVEVTTDLLICGGGMAGCGAAYEASYWAKKNGLKVTVVDKAALDRSGAVAQGLSAINMYLNIGNGERTPEEFCRYVRNDMMGIVRQDLCYDIARHVDSSVHLFEKWGLPIWRDAEGKPIRSGAWQVMISGESYKILVAEAAKKALNEAGMELYERVFIIEPLMDGDRIAGAIGFSTREEKIYVFKAKAVLAVMGGCVHVFRPRSTGEGLGRTWYPPFSTGSSTYFTIRAGAERTCEDIRFVPVRFKDAYGPVGAWFLLFKSTATNALDEVYTETRKPDLAPWEPYASTKPIPTNLRNYQGILEERDGKGPLLMRTERAIAALAEAYKGDEKAFKKKMKELESEAWEDFLDMTIGQANLWAAMNIRPEQMPSEITGAEPYFIGSHSGANGCWCSGPADLAPAEYNWGYNRMTTVKGLFAAGDACGASPHKFSSGSFTEGRIAAKAAIKFILENNTMPNPDPAQVEEFKARIKKPFEIYEQYKDYGTTDEVNPNYIVPRQYLFRLQKLMDEYAGGWSQNYATNKYKLEHCLKMLEWLKEDGEKMIARSLHELMRVFENIQRTWQAEAHVRTVLAREETRYPGYIFRADFPKMDENFNCFVNVKWDRNTGNWEIIKRPVIYIVD, encoded by the coding sequence ATGCCGGTACCGAATTTCGAAACCGTTGAAGTCACCACTGACCTTCTGATTTGCGGCGGCGGTATGGCCGGTTGCGGCGCGGCTTACGAGGCTTCCTACTGGGCGAAGAAAAACGGCCTCAAGGTTACCGTCGTGGACAAGGCCGCCCTGGACCGGAGCGGCGCGGTTGCGCAGGGTCTCTCCGCTATTAATATGTACCTTAACATCGGGAATGGTGAGCGGACGCCGGAAGAGTTCTGCCGCTACGTCCGCAACGATATGATGGGTATTGTCCGGCAGGACCTCTGCTACGACATCGCCCGTCACGTCGACTCTAGCGTCCACCTCTTCGAAAAGTGGGGCCTCCCGATCTGGCGTGACGCCGAGGGCAAGCCGATTCGTTCGGGTGCCTGGCAGGTTATGATCAGCGGTGAGTCCTATAAGATCCTGGTGGCAGAAGCTGCGAAGAAGGCGCTCAACGAGGCCGGCATGGAGCTCTACGAGCGCGTTTTCATTATTGAGCCGCTCATGGACGGCGACCGGATCGCCGGCGCGATCGGCTTTAGCACCCGCGAGGAGAAGATCTACGTCTTTAAGGCGAAAGCAGTTCTGGCCGTGATGGGTGGTTGCGTGCACGTCTTCCGGCCGCGTTCCACCGGTGAGGGTCTTGGCCGGACCTGGTACCCGCCCTTCTCGACCGGTTCCAGCACCTACTTCACCATCAGGGCTGGCGCCGAGCGGACCTGCGAAGATATTCGCTTCGTGCCCGTCCGCTTCAAGGACGCCTACGGCCCGGTCGGTGCGTGGTTCCTCCTCTTCAAGTCCACCGCCACCAACGCGCTGGATGAGGTTTACACTGAAACCCGTAAGCCGGACCTGGCGCCGTGGGAACCGTACGCCTCCACCAAGCCGATCCCGACCAACCTGCGGAACTACCAGGGCATCCTCGAGGAGCGGGACGGCAAGGGTCCGCTGCTCATGAGGACCGAGCGGGCAATCGCCGCGCTGGCGGAAGCCTACAAGGGCGACGAGAAGGCCTTCAAGAAGAAAATGAAAGAGCTCGAGAGCGAGGCCTGGGAGGACTTCCTCGACATGACCATCGGCCAGGCCAACCTGTGGGCCGCGATGAACATCCGGCCGGAGCAGATGCCGTCCGAGATCACCGGCGCCGAGCCTTACTTCATCGGTTCGCACTCCGGCGCTAACGGTTGCTGGTGCAGCGGCCCCGCGGACCTGGCGCCCGCCGAGTACAACTGGGGCTACAACCGGATGACCACCGTCAAGGGTCTCTTCGCCGCCGGTGACGCTTGTGGCGCCTCGCCGCACAAGTTCTCCTCCGGCTCCTTCACCGAAGGCCGTATCGCCGCGAAGGCGGCCATCAAGTTCATCCTCGAGAACAACACCATGCCTAACCCCGACCCGGCGCAGGTCGAGGAGTTCAAGGCGCGGATTAAGAAGCCCTTCGAGATCTACGAGCAGTACAAGGATTACGGCACCACCGACGAGGTTAACCCGAACTACATCGTCCCGCGGCAGTACCTCTTCCGGCTGCAGAAGCTCATGGACGAGTACGCCGGCGGTTGGAGCCAGAACTACGCCACCAACAAGTACAAACTCGAGCACTGCCTGAAGATGCTCGAATGGCTCAAGGAGGACGGCGAGAAGATGATCGCCCGGAGCCTCCACGAGCTGATGCGGGTCTTCGAGAACATCCAGCGGACCTGGCAGGCCGAGGCGCACGTCCGGACCGTGCTGGCCCGCGAGGAAACGCGGTACCCCGGTTACATCTTCCGGGCTGACTTCCCGAAGATGGACGAGAACTTCAACTGCTTCGTCAACGTGAAGTGGGACCGGAACACCGGCAACTGGGAGATTATCAAGCGGCCGGTCATCTACATCGTTGACTGA
- a CDS encoding CoB--CoM heterodisulfide reductase iron-sulfur subunit A family protein: protein MGNKAILVVGGGISGITAAVEASEVGYEVILLEKRPYLGGRVTQLNQYFPKLCPPNCGLEINLRRIKNSPYIKFFTQAEVEEISGQEGNFTVKVRLNPRFVTDKCTACGKCVDVCPAERSDEFNYGLARTKAIYLPHIFAFPAKYAIDAAACEGAKCGKCVAACPYGAIDLNMQPQTITLQVGAIIWATGWNPYDISKLTQYGAGQYKNVITNVQMERLAAENGPTGGQILRPSDGKPVQKIAFVQCAGSRDENHLPFCSGVCCMASLKQATYVREKHPDAQISIFFIDIRAMGRYEDFFNRVKEMGNITLVKGKVGTITEDPATKDVTVQAEDQESGRLLSETFDLVVLATGMDPTSKYVPVELPRTPDGFVADTTPGIYGAGCVASPLDVSGSVRDATAAALKAIQSLKRG from the coding sequence ATGGGTAACAAAGCGATTTTGGTAGTCGGCGGCGGCATTAGCGGCATCACTGCAGCCGTCGAAGCCTCGGAGGTGGGTTACGAAGTCATCCTCCTCGAAAAGAGGCCCTACCTTGGCGGAAGGGTGACGCAGCTTAACCAGTACTTCCCCAAGCTCTGCCCGCCCAATTGCGGCCTCGAAATCAACCTGAGGCGCATCAAAAACAGCCCCTACATCAAGTTCTTTACCCAGGCCGAAGTCGAGGAGATCTCCGGCCAAGAAGGCAACTTCACTGTAAAGGTGCGGCTTAATCCTCGCTTTGTCACTGACAAGTGCACCGCCTGCGGGAAGTGTGTGGATGTCTGCCCGGCAGAAAGAAGCGACGAGTTCAACTATGGGCTCGCCAGGACCAAAGCGATCTATCTGCCGCACATCTTTGCCTTCCCCGCCAAGTACGCAATCGATGCCGCCGCCTGTGAAGGAGCTAAGTGCGGCAAGTGCGTGGCTGCCTGTCCCTACGGCGCAATCGACCTTAACATGCAGCCCCAGACAATCACGCTTCAGGTAGGCGCCATCATCTGGGCGACCGGATGGAATCCCTATGACATCAGTAAGCTTACCCAGTACGGCGCCGGTCAGTACAAGAACGTCATCACTAACGTCCAGATGGAACGCCTCGCGGCCGAAAACGGCCCTACCGGAGGGCAAATCCTGCGTCCTTCCGACGGTAAGCCCGTGCAGAAAATCGCGTTCGTCCAGTGCGCCGGGTCGCGTGACGAAAACCACCTGCCCTTCTGCTCCGGCGTCTGCTGTATGGCCTCCCTTAAGCAGGCCACCTACGTCCGGGAAAAGCATCCGGACGCTCAGATCAGCATCTTTTTTATCGATATCCGGGCCATGGGCCGGTACGAGGACTTCTTCAACCGGGTCAAGGAGATGGGCAATATCACCCTGGTGAAAGGCAAGGTCGGGACCATCACCGAAGATCCGGCGACCAAAGACGTGACCGTGCAGGCGGAGGACCAGGAGTCCGGACGGTTGCTCAGCGAAACCTTCGACCTCGTGGTTTTGGCAACCGGCATGGACCCGACCTCCAAGTACGTGCCGGTTGAGTTGCCGCGGACGCCGGACGGCTTCGTAGCCGATACGACGCCTGGTATCTATGGCGCCGGTTGCGTCGCCAGCCCGCTGGATGTATCCGGATCGGTCAGGGACGCAACGGCAGCAGCGCTTAAAGCCATCCAATCTCTGAAGAGGGGGTAA
- a CDS encoding FAD-dependent oxidoreductase, whose protein sequence is MANKIGAYICTGCGLGEALNIEALAKVATGEYKLGICKTHDCLCSQEGVALIKEDIEKEGLNGIVIAACSPRVNTDIFKFPPEIIVDRVNLREQCIWCHPANDEDTQMLAEDQLRMGIVKVKDANPPEPYQVQDLATSVLVIGGGLAGITAALEAAKAGSKVVLVEKSDTLGGYMARAYKQVSLSPPYNELVDPDIHDRIKEVQSNPNIKVYTGAQIAQISGAPCMFDAVIKTKGGEVTERVGAIVMATGAVPYDPTKLEHLGYGRSPNVVTTDQLEEMAKKGKIVRPSDGKEVQSVAFVLCAGSRDPEHLAYCSATCCLDSLRQAIYVKQQNPDAAVYIFFKDLRAPGFHEYLYKRAQQEGVVFFRTEKPKIEEGAGGTLVIKAKDVLVNDNIEADGIDLVVLATGMVSTACLGEMVVVGAEEEEEPKKGNIEVFKVRPDVYYKSDILNLQYRQGPELPMLKYGFPDSHFICFPYETRRTGIYAAGSVRAPMDVPSTIDDATGAALKAIQCIELTKQGCAVHPRVWDNSVTEFFMQNCTQCKRCTVECPFGAINEDEKANPLPNPTRCRRCATCMGACPQRIISFKNYNVIQIGNMIKAIEVPEEDEEKPRIVVIVCENDAYPALDMIGQARLTLSPWIRVIPLRCMGSMNLVWISDALAKGIDGVLLLGCRHDEDYQCHFVKGSELCRYRLSKISETLSRLALEPERIRFETVQIMDYPHLPEIINEFAKQIEEIGPNPYKGF, encoded by the coding sequence GTGGCGAATAAAATAGGCGCGTATATCTGCACCGGCTGCGGGCTCGGCGAGGCCCTGAACATCGAGGCGCTGGCAAAGGTGGCTACGGGTGAATACAAGTTAGGCATCTGCAAAACGCACGACTGCCTCTGCAGCCAGGAAGGTGTAGCGCTGATCAAGGAAGATATCGAGAAAGAGGGCCTAAACGGTATCGTTATCGCCGCCTGCTCGCCGCGGGTCAACACCGACATTTTTAAGTTCCCGCCGGAAATTATTGTCGACCGGGTCAACCTGCGCGAACAGTGCATCTGGTGCCACCCGGCGAACGATGAAGATACGCAGATGCTGGCAGAAGACCAGCTCCGCATGGGCATCGTCAAGGTCAAGGACGCCAACCCGCCGGAACCATACCAGGTTCAGGACCTGGCAACGTCTGTCCTCGTAATTGGTGGTGGGCTTGCTGGCATCACCGCCGCCCTCGAAGCTGCCAAGGCGGGAAGCAAGGTCGTCCTTGTCGAAAAAAGCGATACCCTCGGCGGTTATATGGCACGTGCCTACAAGCAGGTATCACTCAGCCCGCCTTATAACGAATTAGTCGATCCCGATATTCACGACAGAATCAAAGAAGTTCAGAGCAATCCCAACATTAAGGTTTACACAGGGGCGCAGATTGCGCAGATCAGCGGCGCTCCCTGCATGTTCGATGCAGTGATCAAAACCAAGGGCGGCGAGGTTACGGAACGGGTCGGCGCCATCGTCATGGCGACCGGTGCCGTGCCCTACGACCCGACTAAACTTGAACACCTGGGCTACGGCCGCTCACCCAATGTAGTGACCACGGATCAGCTCGAGGAGATGGCTAAGAAAGGCAAGATCGTCCGGCCTTCGGACGGCAAAGAGGTCCAGAGCGTGGCCTTCGTTCTCTGCGCCGGTTCGCGGGATCCGGAGCATCTCGCCTACTGTTCTGCTACCTGTTGTCTTGATTCGCTGCGGCAGGCGATTTACGTTAAGCAACAGAATCCTGATGCCGCGGTCTACATCTTCTTCAAGGACCTCCGGGCGCCCGGTTTCCACGAATACCTTTACAAGCGCGCCCAGCAGGAAGGCGTGGTCTTCTTCCGGACCGAAAAGCCCAAGATTGAAGAGGGTGCTGGCGGAACCCTCGTCATTAAGGCCAAAGATGTCCTCGTCAACGATAACATCGAAGCTGACGGCATCGACCTGGTAGTGTTAGCTACGGGTATGGTTTCTACGGCCTGCCTAGGCGAGATGGTGGTTGTGGGTGCTGAAGAGGAAGAGGAACCGAAGAAGGGCAACATTGAGGTTTTCAAGGTCCGGCCCGACGTTTACTATAAGTCTGATATCCTCAACCTCCAGTACCGCCAGGGTCCGGAACTGCCGATGTTAAAGTACGGCTTCCCGGATTCCCACTTCATCTGCTTCCCCTACGAGACGCGGCGTACCGGTATTTACGCGGCCGGTTCCGTGCGGGCACCCATGGACGTCCCCAGCACAATTGACGACGCTACTGGCGCCGCGCTCAAGGCTATTCAGTGTATCGAGCTGACCAAACAGGGTTGCGCCGTCCACCCGCGCGTCTGGGACAACTCCGTCACCGAGTTCTTCATGCAGAACTGCACGCAGTGTAAGCGGTGCACGGTCGAATGCCCCTTTGGCGCCATCAACGAAGACGAGAAGGCCAACCCGCTGCCCAATCCTACCCGCTGCCGGCGGTGCGCAACCTGTATGGGTGCTTGCCCGCAGCGGATCATCTCCTTCAAGAACTACAATGTGATCCAGATCGGTAACATGATCAAGGCCATCGAGGTGCCCGAGGAAGATGAGGAGAAGCCGCGGATCGTGGTCATCGTTTGCGAAAACGACGCCTACCCGGCACTCGACATGATCGGGCAGGCCCGCCTCACGCTGAGCCCCTGGATCCGGGTCATTCCGCTACGTTGCATGGGCTCAATGAACCTGGTCTGGATCAGCGACGCGCTCGCGAAGGGTATTGACGGCGTGCTGCTCCTCGGCTGCCGTCACGACGAAGATTACCAGTGCCACTTCGTTAAAGGCAGCGAGCTTTGCCGTTACCGTCTCTCAAAAATCTCCGAGACGCTGAGCCGGCTGGCGCTCGAGCCCGAGCGGATCAGGTTCGAAACGGTCCAGATTATGGACTACCCACATCTGCCCGAAATCATTAACGAATTCGCAAAGCAGATCGAAGAGATCGGACCTAACCCGTACAAGGGCTTCTAA
- a CDS encoding 4Fe-4S dicluster domain-containing protein: MTVKVNPNLARTLKKFGATTATQCYHCGNCTVVCPLSTDENQFPRRFMRFAQLGMEDKLKNAVEPWLCYYCGDCSRLCPRQANPGEVMMSMRRYLTSLYDWTGLSLKVYTSRAFEFLMVAGLFAATLILVFLLQGQPSTEHADLSSFLPRSLVIGGGMLFGVALAFMVALNILRMHKFIMNPGEYGQYVKIPASVYIKELGTFLYHFVTQNRFSLCTNRSRYIKHFLLVLGFLVFAFYAGFMVLVEVIRDGLKVAFVTGSPHPIFPALHPVRLLEYAATAAVLYVVIESFLGRLAKKEPLHQQSHSTDWTFLLLVGGTVLTGLLTHIFRNLDVPTATYWAFALHLAFIVPLFVVGALFAKWAHAVYRPLALYFIKVKQSAQQMQQDEFMSL; encoded by the coding sequence GTGACCGTCAAAGTCAACCCCAACCTGGCGCGCACCCTCAAGAAGTTTGGGGCTACCACCGCAACCCAGTGTTACCACTGCGGTAACTGCACCGTCGTCTGTCCCCTTTCCACGGACGAAAACCAGTTTCCGCGCCGGTTCATGCGTTTTGCCCAGTTAGGTATGGAAGATAAGCTCAAGAACGCTGTTGAGCCGTGGCTCTGCTATTACTGCGGTGACTGTTCCCGGCTCTGCCCGCGGCAGGCCAACCCGGGCGAAGTGATGATGTCAATGCGCCGGTACCTCACCTCCCTTTACGACTGGACCGGCCTCTCACTCAAGGTTTACACTTCGCGGGCTTTTGAGTTCCTAATGGTGGCCGGGCTCTTTGCAGCTACCTTGATCCTTGTGTTCCTCCTGCAGGGGCAACCTTCTACGGAACACGCCGATCTCAGTAGCTTCCTGCCCCGGTCCCTCGTTATTGGCGGCGGCATGCTTTTCGGCGTAGCGCTTGCCTTCATGGTAGCGCTGAATATCCTGCGGATGCATAAATTCATCATGAACCCAGGCGAATACGGGCAGTACGTTAAAATCCCTGCATCGGTCTACATTAAAGAATTAGGCACCTTCCTCTACCATTTTGTAACCCAGAACCGGTTCAGCCTCTGCACCAATAGAAGCCGGTATATTAAGCACTTCCTCCTGGTCTTAGGTTTCCTTGTCTTCGCTTTTTACGCAGGCTTCATGGTGCTCGTGGAAGTCATCCGCGATGGACTTAAGGTCGCCTTCGTCACGGGAAGCCCGCACCCGATCTTTCCAGCGCTGCATCCGGTGCGCCTTCTGGAGTACGCTGCCACCGCCGCAGTTCTCTACGTGGTCATCGAATCCTTCCTCGGCCGGCTGGCGAAAAAAGAGCCCCTGCACCAGCAGTCTCACTCTACGGACTGGACTTTCTTGCTACTGGTAGGCGGCACAGTCTTAACCGGCCTGCTCACCCACATCTTCAGGAACTTAGACGTTCCCACGGCCACCTACTGGGCCTTTGCGCTGCACCTGGCCTTCATCGTCCCGCTCTTTGTAGTCGGCGCCCTCTTTGCCAAGTGGGCCCACGCCGTTTACCGGCCTCTGGCCCTCTACTTCATCAAGGTGAAACAGAGCGCCCAACAGATGCAGCAGGATGAGTTTATGAGCCTTTAA